The Gallus gallus isolate bGalGal1 chromosome 33, bGalGal1.mat.broiler.GRCg7b, whole genome shotgun sequence genomic sequence agcatggTCATGTATTAAGGAGAGTTGGAGACCCCTGGAGGGTGAGGGACAGGAAATAtgcagcagggtagagcagcagtgggcactgggcattagtcacagggcattggcactggcaccACAGCCTGTGTCTGTgtacctgaaggcatctgtgtcctgcaaacacagtTCTGGAAAACAGTGCCCTTTCtcaagaagaattaaaaaaaacaaaaaaaacccacatcccTCAAAGAGTAGTTTTTTCGACTTAAATGGAAAGAGGAACATGAGAATATTTGATGTTGAGATGTGTGTCaacacattttcattcatttctatctttttcatcaattctttgtttcaattttattgACATAAACAACTTCCAGActtacagcttcagaaagaaagcCTCTGTTTGTCTCTCCTAACAGAGGATGTGCTCCAAACCCAGTCAGCTTGTGGGAACTTTCCAAAATCCACTCCAagttgctgacattttttttttgtgttggagGCACTACTCTGGGTAATGTCTTCCCTCCATCTTCTAGCCATGGTCTtcttcatattaaaaacaaaaaacaaaaaacaaaaaacaaaacaaaacaaaaaaaaaaaaaaacagaggagagTGACTCTTTACACCATTTCTGAACAAATGGTAGTAAACTGAAAGAGACTTTTGATGTCTGGAAGGCAATCCTTACATTTCTAAGAACATGATGTCAGACACAGGACAggtgtggaacaggtagcccagagaagttgtggctgccccatcgCTGGAGTTGTTCAAGATGTCAGCGGCCCCAAGCACCCAGATCTACTGcatgacagccctgcccacagcaagggagttggaattagatgctctttaaggtccttccaacccaactcattcaaggattctgtgattcctgtcacTTTCTTCCAAGTTGAAATCCCTTTTTTTAGGTATTCCCTGATCACCTCCTCTTTTACTCAGGGCACATGTGCACAGAACCAacatttcccacctgtctctggcacctaggattccaagaagcccaggCCAACTAATAGAcagtgaggtcaggaaggaaaggagtatcagaAACTATTCCATGTCCTGTCTTACCaggttccctgccccattctactCTGGGTCCACATTCTCCCCAGCCTTACTTTTGTAGCTTACATCTTTCTACAAGCCCTTCTTGTCTGTGATATGCCTGGGCACATTCAATTGCAGTTGATCTCTAACTTTCCAAAGCTCATCTCAACAGGTACACTGGACAaagtctctgcattgctgccagctGACCAGGTCTACCGTTCCCATCTGCTTGTGGAGAACATCTTCCACATGTTCatcctgatcaggaagccaggaacgGACACTTTTGGTCTCCTCTGTTGGCCATTTCCATTCATTCGGACCTGGCAGAGTTCAGTGCACTATCACAGAGGGCAGTTgcccttccttgtctcctcACACATCCATCGTAAAGACTCCGTATTCCCCTTGTGCTGCAGTTCAGTTGTGGAAGCCATTAAACCATGCAACCATGGTCCAAACAAGACCTCAGGCCTGCAACTGTACAAACATTTCTAGCTCagcatgtgctgctgttctAATAGTGTAAGAACACATAAGAAAACACCCTAATTGGAAAGCACCATTGAACTTAGACTGGCAAGATAGCTCATCTTTGATTTTTGTATTCAGATGGCGGCATAAAGGCATAAGCTCCACTGTGGGGTTCAAGGTTGTCCAAGAAGCACGGGCACTCGTagggcatggctttcctgatGGCCTtgagctgcatttgcagctgcatggACAACTGCCCTGCACAGGGGAAGTCCACTCCTCCCTGTCTTTCTCCATGTGCCTTTTTTGTGACAGCAAACACTCTCCGGTACGACTAAACATATGTCTGGAATTGGTCACTGTCCGCTGGATATTTGGTGGTTAATTcagcagatttcaaagcatagacatgatgctgttgtctttcaggagctgttggccatggagacccagggacatctcaggggagatgagaggagaggatgaaaatgacatcctctgctgctgatctgggctgAGCTCCTGGGATACAGGGAACAcctacaagtgggcagtgctgcagtgagacagctgtgcccaggagcagctcttctgcatacaacagcagggctgggggaatgTTCTGCAGATGACATGAagatagaagagaaaggacagagagattACAGGATGTATGGGGTGTGAACAGCCTGCTCACGGCAGGAGGACTGCTCACAGCTATTGGCAAGGTAAGTCTTGCTGCAGGCaatgcagctgcttttattGGACGATCAGAAAAATTGAGACAACCATAGGAGATTGGCCAGAAGACATACCATTTTTGCTAATCATGGAGAAGGaactgctccagctgagggcttctgtgctgcagtgtcagagcacagccctgagggctaCATGTcccaggatggctgcaggctgtgcagccgggggtgcagccgggtgcccagggctgtggtgcagagcagggtccctgctgtgccccaggggctgtgtgccggggcaaggactctgccgcctgccaggctcagcactcagcctgcccggggagctgcccagggcgctgcagggagacgtgtggggggaaggagccccccggcagggcaggacaggggccttctgctgccacagctgctgcctggggcagggggatcacagctacacaGCACCACAAGGTGTTTCCAAAtgcactttgcaagaggaggaaaaaggctgagattttccctttcctattcTGAGGGAAGGGAAATGGACTGGAGGCATAAATCTAAAATTGGCTGTCAACTTTGAACACATCTCAGAACCTCCAGACTTGTACTTTAATCAATCACTTCTTTTGTATACAGTCACaaagaatgtgctttcagcctctcaTTTCTCGAAGAATGGAACCAGTTGAAATGATTGCCGTTTTCTGAAGACATGAATAACACACTTATCCTACAAACAGTCAGTGTTATCCAACAGAAATTGAAGGACACAGAGGTTGGCACTGTGGGCTCTAAGAGCAGTTGGTGTAAAGATATGAGAcatgaaagcagatgaaaatatccAGGGAGATGGGATAAGATTAGCAAATgagaggaaggcaaaagctCCATAAGCTTCTTCTACTTATGGaatgctgaacttcatgaaaataaattcaagttaTGGTAATAAAGGAATATTGTCctaagagaatgaaaacattttatagtACAGTGGGATGAGTGATTACGAGAATTGCCTTGTCTTGTGATTATCTTCTGCACTCAGAACAGGACTCCATAcccaggaactgcagatgcccaacagcagctccatcagcgagttcctcctcctggcgttggcagacacgcggcagctgcagctcctgcacttctggctcttgctgggcatctacctggctgccctcctgggcaacggcctcatcagcacagccgtagcctgcgaccaccgcctgcacacccccatgtacttcttcctcctcaacctcgccctcctcgacctgggctgcatctccaccactctccccaaagccatggccaatgccctctggcacaccaggcacatctcctatgcaggatgtgctgcacaggtctttttctttctcttcttcctctcagcagagtattcccttctcaccatcatgtcctatgaccgctacgttgccatctgcaagcccctgcactacgggaccctgctgggcagcagagcttgtgccaccatggcagcagctgcctggggcactgggtTTCTCtatgctctgctgcacactgccaatacattttcactgcttctctgcCACGGCAATGCTGtagatcagttcttctgtgaaatcccccacatcctcaagctctcctgctcagatgccTACCTCAGAGAAATTGGGCTTCTTGTGGTCAGTGCTTCTTTAGCATCTgggtgctttgtttttgttcttttctcctatgtgcagatcttcagggccgtgctgaggatgccctctgagcagggacggcacaaagccttctcaaTGTGCCTCCCTCACTTGGCTGTGCTCTCCCTGTTCCTCAGCACTGGAATGGTTGCCTACCTAAAGCCcgcctccatctcctccccttccctggaTCTGCTGGTGTCaattctgtactcagtggtgccTCCAACAGTGAATCCTCTCATTTACAGTGTTAGAAACAAGGAGCTCATGTGTTCAGTTAGGAAAGTCATTTCACAAAAGTTTCTGTATTGTGATAAGTTTGCTCTCTGCTTCCAGAATTATTCGTTTCTCTTCCTTATACTGTTCTCTGTGACAAATAGCTGTTTTCATCCAAGGTGCACTGAGGAATGATTCTGATTTGTTCATATTTCTAGTTGTGTAAGTATGTGTCTAAATGTAGATCAGTGCTAACTGAGCATCTGCTTAATAAAACTGGATATCCACAATGCACTGCCTGAAGTTTGCCTGAAGGTTTtggagaggccttgcagagggGAATTCAGAGCTGAGCAATCACCATCTGCATGAattttaacaagagcaagtgctaGATTCTGCATCTTGGATGGGACAGCCCTGTCCTTGTCTACAGACTGGGGGACgaagggctggggagcagcactgggaaagcAATCTGGGGGTTCTAGTCAAGGTGGagctgagcatgagccagcagtttgccCTGACAGCCAAAAAAGCCAGCTGtcccctggggtgcatcagggCCAGCACTGATGGCCTCTGGGTGAGGGAAAGGACTGTctcactctgctctgtgctggtacAGCCTCACCTCAAATACTGGGTGCAATTTGGGTGCCACAATTTCAGAGGAACATCAGACTTCAGGCATGGCAGTGGGGCAGGTGACAGTCTTGGTGCTGTCCTTCAGGATCCCCAC encodes the following:
- the LOC121107966 gene encoding olfactory receptor 14A16-like, which encodes HFWLLLGIYLAALLGNGLISTAVACDHRLHTPMYFFLLNLALLDLGCISTTLPKAMANALWHTRHISYAGCAAQVFFFLFFLSAEYSLLTIMSYDRYVAICKPLHYGTLLGSRACATMAAAAWGTGFLYALLHTANTFSLLLCHGNAVDQFFCEIPHILKLSCSDAYLREIGLLVVSASLASGCFVFVLFSYVQIFRAVLRMPSEQGRHKAFSMCLPHLAVLSLFLSTGMVAYLKPASISSPSLDLLVSILYSVVPPTVNPLIYSVRNKELMCSVQNQALVLVILYAVGACPVFYLVHVSVQVLFTLSEGNSSSQFGIIGKLAQNIF